TTGCATCTACTCCGGCTTTATCTAATGCTTTAGCTCCTTCAAAAAACTTTGAAGTATCAAATGTTCGTGGCGGATCGAGCTCCACTAAAATCGTTAAGCCTTCTTTCACTTTATCAAGTAGTCGCACTCCTGAATCCTCATCTGCCGCTTCCTCTGGGACGAGTTCAAGCAGCGGTCGTACTTTTTTTTCTAAAATCGGCTTCGTTGTCTTCAGACCATTTCGAAGGGCTTTAATGTGGTCAGGTGTCGTTCCACAACAGCCACCAATAATCCGTGCTCCTTCTTGTCTAAAAACCTCCCCGTAATGCTCAAAATAATCTGTATCAGATTGATAAACCACTTTGCCTTCTTGCACTTCTGGAAGGCTCGCATTAGGATAAACAGCCAAGTAGGCATGATTATATAAGGGAACAGTTTCAAGAGCGCGTGCCATATGATACGGACCAAGCCGACAATTAATACCAACAACATCTGCTCCTAATGCAATTAGTTCTTCTAACGCATCTGACAGCTTTTGACCATTTTGAAGCAAACCTGGTTCATGCATAGATACATTAGCTACAACTGGCAAATCAGTCGTTTCTCGAAGAATTTTTAAAACGGTTTTAAGTTCCTCTAAATCATAGTAGGTTTCCAGCAAAATTGCATCCACACCATCCAGTAAAAAACAATAGAGTTGCTCCCTAAAACTACGCTTAATTTCTTCCAGTGGTGCCGCTTGGAGTCTTGCATCTACTGCACCATTTATTCCACCAATCGTACCAAATATATATGTCCCAGTCCCTCGTGCCGCTTCTTTCGCTAATCGAATTGCCGCTTGGTTAATTCGTTTTACTTCATCTTCTAAACCATACCTAGCTAATTTTATATAATTAGCGCCGTAAGTATTTGTTTGAATAATATCAGCCCCTGCACCAATATACGCTTTATGAATCGAAACGATATCTTCTGGATGCGAGAGATTTAACTCTTCAAAAGAACGGTCCACTCCGTAAGAATAAAGTAGCGTCCCCATTGCTCCATCCGCTATTAATACCTTTTCGCTTAAATCTTTTCGTAAATTCAATGGGGTACACTTCCTTTCTTAACAAACGAAAGAGCTTGTTTTAAATCAGCAATTAAATCAGCTGCATTTTCTAATCCCGCCGAATAACGTAATAAGCCTGGGGTAATTCCTTGTGCTAGACGTTCTTTTTCTGGAACTGCAGCATGGGACATTTTCGCTGGATACGACAAAATACTCTCTACCGCACCTAAACTCACTGAAAATACTGGTAATTCTAAATGAGTAACTAGTTCTCGTGCCGCTTTTTCACTACCAAGGTCAAAAGACACTACCGCCCCACCATTTGTTGCCTGCTCTACCTGGATATCATAACCTGGATGAGTTGGTAAACCAGGATAATGCACCGCTTGAACTTTTGGCTCAGCATTTAAAAATAAAGCAATTTTTTCCGCTGCACTAACCCCAGCTTTCATACGTACCGAAAGTGTCTTCAATCCACGAAGCAATAACCAAGAATCCTGTACACCTAGCACGCCTCCTGTTGCGTTTTGTAAGAAGTAAACAGCTTCTGCAAGTGCTGAATCATTCGTCACAATAAGTCCAGCTAGAATATCACTGTGACCACTAAGAAATTTGGTCGCACTATGAATCACTAGATCCGCACCCAGCTCAAGTGGTTTTTGAATCAACGGAGTCAAAAAAGTATTATCTACAAATGTATAACACCCATTCGCTTTCGCAAGTTTGGCAACCGTTCGAATATCCGTCACATGTAACAGCGGATTGGATGGTGTTTCTAAATAAACCAGTTTAGTATTGGGTTGAAATGCCTTAGCGACTTCATCAATATTTGTAGTATCGACAAAAGTATGCGTAATCCCAAATCGTGGCAAAACTTTTTCTACAAGTCGAAATGTTCCACCATAAACATCTTTTGCAATAATAAAGTGATCTCCTTTTGAAAGAGTAAAAAGTGCCGCAGATACCGCAGCCATTCCGCTCGCAAAAGCAAATCCATCTTTACCTCCCTCTAATTCAGCAATTGCTTGTTCCACTTTCTCTCTAGTAGGGTTCCCACTTCTTGCATAATCATATGGATGATAATTATCAAAATCATGCTGGTGAAATGTGGAAGATAAATGAATTGGAGTATTTAACGCGCCAGTTTCTTTATCAATTCCTAAACTCGCTTTAATGACAACTGTATCTTGATCATAATCTTTACCCACGGGAAACCACCCCTTCTGCCACTTTATCTAACGCCTGTGATAAATCCGCCACTAAATCCTCACTTGCTTCAATCCCTACCGAAATTCGTAAAAGTTTATCTGTTAAACCATAAGAATTTCGTAGCTCTATAGGAATATCGGCATGCGTTTGTGTCGTCGGATAAGTAATCAAACTTTCCACCCCTCCTAAACTCTCCGCAAAAGTAAATAATTCAAGTTGTTTTAAAAGTGGCGAAACAAGCAAGGCATCTTTTATAAAGAAACTAATCATTCCTCCACGACCTGGATAACGAACTTCTTCCACTAAAGAATGTGTTTCCAAAAATGCCGCGATTTTCTGCGCATTCGCTTGATGTTGTTTCACACGAAGTACTAGTGTTTTCAGTCCTCGTATCAACAACCAACTATCGAAAGGCGATAACACTGTTCCGGTCGAATTCAATTGATAGAAGAAAAATTCCCCAAGCCTATCATCTTTCACAATAACTGCACCAGCAAGCACATCATTATGCCCACCTAAATATTTTGTCGCACTGTGAATCACAATGTCTGCTCCAAGATTAAGTGGCTGTTGTAAAACTGGTGTATAAAAGGTATTATCTACAATTACAAGTAAATGATGTTCTTTCGCCCATTTAGCAACAACCTTAATATCGGTTTCTTGCATCAAAGGATTAGTCGGAGTCTCAATAAAAATAGCCTTCGTTTCCGGTCGAAGTAATTTTTCTAATTCCGCATATTCCGCCCCATTCCAGTATGAAAATCCAATATTATATTGTTCACCAAACTGCTCAAAGTATCGAAAAGTTCCCCCATATAAATCTTGTGAACTAATAATATGCTCCCCTGTTTTAAAAAGTTGGAATACCAGTTGAATCGCACTCATGCCAGAACTTGTTGCAAAGGCATGAGTTCCATTTTCTAATTCTGCGAGTGCTTCTTCTAAAGCATCTCGCGTTGGATTTCCAGTTCTCGTATAATCATATCCCGTTGATACCCCAAGATCGGCATGCTGGTAAGCTGTAGAGAAGTAGACTGGCATATTGACAGCACCCGTTCTTTCACATTTTCTATTTCCAATTTGTGCTGCTATCGTCTCTTGTTTCAGCTTTGCCATATTACCTCTCCTCCATTCCTTTATTTCTCTAATACTTGATATTCCGCACGCACCTCTTTAGTCGCTTTAATCATATCTTGAAGCGCCGCAATTGTTTCAGGTTCTTTGCGAGTTTTCAAACCACAATCAGGATTAATCCAAAACTGTTTCGCATCGATAGCTCGTAAAGCACGGCGAATATTATCTTGAATTTCTGATACAGTAGGAACTCGAGGGCTGTGAATGTCATAAACACCAAGACCAATTTCTTTATCATAGGTAACTTCTTCAAATGTCGAAATGATTTCCCCATGACTTCTTGAGGTTTCAATGGAAATGACATCCGCATCCAAAGCGCTAATCGTATCAATAATATCATCAAAATCCGAATAACACATATGCGTATGAATTTGCGTATCATTCTGAACCGAAGCTGTTGTTAACTTAAACGAATAAACCGCATCATTTAAATATTTTTCCCATCTTGCACGCTTCAGTGGTAACCCTTCTCGAAGGGCTGGCTCATCAACTTGAATTACCTTAATCCCGTTTCGTTCGAGTGCTTCTACCTCTTTACGAAGTGCTAACCCAACTTGATTTGCGACAACGCTTTCTGGAACATCGTCACGTACAAAGCTCCAGTTAATAATCGTTACTGGTGCAGTTAACATCCCCTTTACAGGACGTTTCGTTAGTGATTGTGCATAAACACTCTCTTTCACCGTAATTTCTTCTGTGAAAGCAACATCTCCGTAAATAAGTGGTGGTCGAACCGCTCTCGAACCATATGATTGCACCCATCCAAATTTTGTTGCTTGGAATCCTGCTAATTTCTGACCAAAATATTCCACCATGTCAGTTCGTTCAAACTCACCGTGTACCAGTACATCAATATCTAAGTCTTCCTGAATCTGAATCCAACGTGCAATTTCTTTTTCAATAAATGAATGATATTCAGCATCCGTAATATTCCCTTTTAACCAATCTGCGCGAGTTTTACGAACTTCAGGTGACTGTGGAAAACTACCAATCGTCGTCGTTGGGAATAGTGGCAACTTTAACCATGCATGTTGTAATTCAATCCGTTCTGCAAAAGGTAATTCTCGTTCGACGCGAACATTCCCCAAATTATTAATGGCTACTTGAACTTCTATATTATTCCGGTGACTAGATTCATTTAATGCCGCAACAGCTGTTCGCGCTTCTTCTAACTCTGTTGTAACACTTTCTTTTCCAGATGTTAAAGCTTTTGTTAAAATTGCAATTTCATCTAACTTTTGATCCGCAAATGACAATCCATCAAGAATGACCTTATCTAAGTCAGTTTCACTCCATTTTGTTACAGGGACATGTAATAAAGAATTAGATGGCTGAACGATTAGCTTTCCTTCAGTGACATATTCTGCAATAATTGCTAATAGCTCTAACTTCTCATCCAGATTGCTCCGCCAAACATTCCGGCCATCAATCACGCCAGCTGCCAAAAATTTATCTTCTGGAAAACCATACTTTTTTAATGCTTTTAGCGAATCCCCATGGTCATGCACAAAATCAATCCCAATAGCTGCAACCGGTAAATTCACTACATCTTCATAATAATCCAAACTTTCAAAATAAGTTTGCAACTCAATTTTCAAGCTAGGCACTGCTTTCTGAAATTGTTGGTACACGTGCTGGAATAACGCAATTTCTTCTTTATCAAAACTAGTCGCCAAATATGGCTCGTCTATTTGTACCCATTTGACACCAGCTGTCTCTAGCTCTTTTAAAATTTCCACATATGCTGGAATAAATTTATCTAACAACCTTTCAAAGCTTTCTTCATTACTACCTTTTCCAAGTTTCAAATAAGTAATCGGTCCAACAAGGACTGGCTTCCCATCAATACCAAGTTCTTTTTTTGCTTCCTCATAATAATAAAGTGCACGGTTATCTATAACTTTTGGATTGGCATCTGCAAGTTCTGGAACGATGTAATGATAGTTAGTATTGAACCATTTCGTCATTTCAGAAGCCACTGCATTATTTTTTCCGCGGGCAATATCAAAATAAGTATTTAACGTTATCTTTCCACCCTCGTGATTGAACCGCTTTGGAATAACCCCGAAAGTAACACTTGTATCAAGCACTTGATCATAGAAACTAAAATCACCAACAGGAATTAAATCAATGCCCTTAGCTTGTTGCTTTTTAAGTGCATGCAATCTTAGTACTTTTGTTTCAGCTAGTAATTCTTGCTCCGTAATCGCCCCATTCCAAAATTTCTCTAAAGCTCGTTTCCATTCCCGTTTTTCGCCAAGCCTTGGATATCCTAAATTTGAACTAATTACCTTTACCATACCTATCACCTTTTCCTCTCTAGTTTATGCCAATAAAAAACCTCCCTAGAGAACTAGAGAGGTTTGGAAGTTTCTATACACAAATCGAGCGAAACTCTTTAAGTCTCTCTTATCTCTCGAAGCATCACACTTCGCAGGATTTAGCACCTTTTCAACGAATTGAAAGGTTGCTGGGTTTCAACGGGCCAGTCCCTCTACCACTCATAATAAGAGTAATTTATTTAGTTTTTTGAACCACTTCAAATGGATTGAAATCATCATACCACTTGGAACTTAAAACTGTCAAACATTAAATTTCTATTTTCTTGACAGCACGCATTTTCTTTTCTCCAAAAGTCAATAAGAAACAGCCAAGTAAAAGGATTCCAGCTATAACAAAATAAAATATTTGATTTCCAAAAATACCAATCATCATTCCGGTTGCACTGGGTCCAATGATACTTCCTAAACTAAAACACATCCCAACCAAAATATTTCCAGCCGGAAGTAGCTCAATCGGCGTCAAATCAGTCATAAACGATAACCCAAGAGAATACAAAGAGCCAAGTAAAATCCCCAGAACAAAGAAGAAAATCACAAACAATACTGGCAAATTAACAAAAGCTGTTAACACAAAAACAAAAGCTCCAAGTCCAGTCAAAAGCGGTAAAATTTTCCCTCGACCAAATTTATCACTAATCATTCCAATTGGAACTTGAAATAAAATAGTGCCTACAGAAAAAGAAGAAATAATTACAGCAATCAACATTGTATCTAATCCATTTCGTAATCCAACAATTGGGAAAGTTGCATTTAACCCCGTTTCCAAAATTCCATACAAAAATGGTGGAATCATTGCAACCCATGCTATCTTAAAAACTTCCGAAAAACGCTTCAAGCTATCAAAAAAAGAAATTTTTCGTATAACAGCTTTCTCCCCTACAAACTCATTCTTAAGAAACCAAACCAATCCCCAAGCACACAAAACTAAAATTCCTGATAAAAAGAATGGCAAGTTAGCATTTATTTTAGCTAAGTTAACTAATTGAGGGCCAATCGCAAATCCCAATGAAAAAAACAATCCATAAATTGCCATATTTCGGCCTCGCTTACTTGAATCACTCATCGCACCAATCCAAGTTTGTGAAGAAAAGTGTAACATATGATCTCCTACACCAATAAGCAAGCGCAAGAAAAACCAAAAATATAAATTAAACCAGATTGGAAAAGCTAGCATCGCAAGTGCAACAAGTCCCCCACCAATTAGTATAATTGGTTTATAACCATATTTATGTAATGGAGCCTCGATAAATGGCGAAATCAGCAAAACCCCTAAGTAAATACCAGTGGCATGAAATCCATTTATCCCGGCATTTACCCCTTTCCCCTCTAAAATAATTGCAATAAGCGGTAATAATACACCTTGTGACAAGCCAGAAATTGCTACAACCATTGTTAAAATCCAAAATTTCCCTTTAGAACCCATGCCATCCTCCAAAATAATTGATAATAAATAAAAAAACAATATCGAAAATCGACATTGTTTTTTTGGATGACCCGTACGGGAATCGAACCCGTGTTACCGCCGTGAAAGGGCGGTGTCTTAACCGCTTGACCAACGGGCCATATCTGGCGGAGAAGGAGGGATTTGAACCCTCGCGCCGCGCGAGCGACCTACACCCTTAGCAGGGGCGCCTCTTCAGCCACTTGAGTACTTCCCCAGATATATAGTATAATTTTTATCCTATTTAAGGAATAACTCCACAGGCAGGACTCGAACCTGCGACCGATCGGTTAACAGCCGATTGCTCTACCAACTGAGCTACTGTGGAATAAAATGGGCCTAAATGGACTCGAACCATCGACCTCACGCTTATCAGGCGTGCGCTCTAACCAGCTGAGCTATAGGCCCCAGTAAAATTAAAATTCCATGGTAAAAGCGGGTGATGGGAATCGAACCCACGACAACAGCTTGGAAGGCTGTAGTTTTACCACTAAACTACACCCGCATAATAATAAATTAAAAACAGAGGGCGGATAATGGGAATCGAACCCACGAATGCCTGAACCACAATCAGGTGCGTTAACCACTTCGCCATATCCGCCATAAGGCAAAAATGTTTAAAATGAATGGCTTGGGACAGAATCGAACTGCCGACACCTTGAGCTTCAATCAAGTGCTCTACCAACTGAGCTACCAAGCCATAATGGCGGTCCCGACGGGATTTGAACCCGCGATCTCCTGCGTGACAGGCAGGCATGTTAACCCCTACACCACGGAACCACTCTATTGCGGGGGCAGGATTTGAACCTACGACCTTCGGGTTATGAGCCCGACGAGCTACCAGACTGCTCCACCCCGCGACAATAATATTAAATTTAGTCCACATATCACAAGTGAAAAACGGAGGAAGAGGGATTCGAACCCCCGCGCGGTATTACCCGCCTGTCGGTTTTCAAGACCGATCCCTTCAGCCAGACTTGGGTATTCCTCCATGATAATAATAAAGTGACAAGTGGACCTTGCAGGACTCGAACCTGCGACCGGACGGTTATGAGCCGTCTGCTCTAACCAACTGAGCTAAAGGTCCAATTTAGAAAATAGCGGCGGAGGGAATCGAACCCACGACCTCTCGGGTATGAACCGAACGCTCTAGCCAGCTGAGCTACGCCGCCACAATAATAAGATTACTATTTTCTTGCTTATGTGATTAAGTTATGAAGTAAGTGGAGCCTAGCGGGATCGAACCGCTGACCTCCTGCGTGCAAAGCAGGCGCTCTCCCAGCTGAGCTAAGGCCCCAATATAAAAATTAATCAATCGGGAAGACAGGATTCGAACCTGCGACCCCTTGGTCCCAAACCAAGTGCTCTACCAAGCTGAGCTACTTCCCGTTTAATAAAGTGCGCCCAAGAGGAGTCGAACCTCTAACCGCTTGATTCGTAGTCAAGTACTCTATCCAGTTGAGCTATGGGCGCAAATATAAGTGCCGAGGACCGGAATCGAACCGGTACGGATATCACTATCCGCAGGATTTTAAGTCCTGTGCGTCTGCCAGTTCCGCCACCCCGGCGTTTCTATAAAATATGGAGCGGAAGACGGGGTTCGAACCCGCGACCCCCACCTTGGCAAGGTGATGTTCTACCACTGAACTACTTCCGCATATTTTATAATAAGTGCGGGTGAAGGGACTTGAACCCCCACGCCTCGCGGCGCCAGATCCTAAATCTGGTGCGTCTGCCAATTCCGCCACACCCGCAAAAGTGAGCCGTGCTGGGTTCGAACCAGCGACCCTCTGATTAAAAGTCAGATGCTCTACCAACTGAGCTAACGGCTCTCTACAATAATTATGTACTATTATAAAGAAAATATAAATGGTGCCGGCTGCAAGAGTCGAACTCGCGACCTACTGATTACAAATCAGTTGCTCTACCAACTGAGCTAAGCCGGCATAAAAAATGGAGGTTAACGGGATCGAACCGCTGACCCTCTGCTTGTAAGGCAGATGCTCTCCCAGCTGAGCTAAACCTCCAGAAATACTGCCCGGCAGCGACCTACTCTCGCAGGGGGAAGCCCCCAACTACCATTGGCGCAGAGAAGCTTAACTACCGTGTTCGGGATGGGAACGGGTGTGACCTTCTCGCCATAACTACCAGACAATATTTAAGTTGTTGAAAGATTGCTCTCTCAAAACTAGAGAAGAAAGGGTTCAGTTAGGTAACTTCGTTTCATTTTTTTGGTTAAGTCCTCGATCGATTAGTATTTGTCCGCTCCATGTATCGCTACACTTCCACTCCAAACCTATCTACCTGATCATCTTTCAGGGATCTTACTTTCCGAAGAAATGGGAAATCTCATCTTGAGGGGGGCTTCACGCTTAGATGCTTTCAGCGTTTATCCCTGCCACACATAGCTACCCAGCGATGCTCCTGGCGGAACAACTGGTACACCAGCGGTGTGTCCATCCCGGTCCTCTCGTACTAAGGACAGCTCCTCTCAAATTTCCTGCGCCCGCGACGGATAGGGACCGAACTGTCTCACGACGTTCTGAACCCAGCTCGCGTGCCGCTTTAATGGGCGAACAGCCCAACCCTTGGGACCGACTACAGCCCCAGGATGCGACGAGCCGACATCGAGGTGCCAAACCTCCCCGTCGATGTGGACTCTTGGGGGAGATAAGCCTGTTATCCCCGGGGTAGCTTTTATCCGTTGAGCGATGGCCCTTCCATGCGGAACCACCGGATCACTAAGCCCGACTTTCGTCCCTGCTCGACTTGTCAGTCTCGCAGTCAAGCTCCCTTGTGCCTTTACACTCTGCGAATGATTTCCATCCATTCTGAGGGAACCTTTGGGCGCCTCCGTTACTCTTTAGGAGGCGACCGCCCCAGTCAAACTGCCCACCTGACACTGTCTCCCCACGCGCTAAGCGTGGCGGGTTAGAATGGTCATACAGCCAGGGTAGTATCCCACCATTGCCTCCTCGTATGCTAGCGCACACGTCTCTTCGGCTCCTACCTATCCTGTACAAGCGGTACAAACATTCCATATCAGGTTGCAGTAAAGCTCCACGGGGTCTTTCCGTCCTGTCGCGGGTAACCTGCATCTTCACAGGTACTATAATTTCACCGAGTCTCTCGTTGAGACAGTGCCCAGATCGTTGCGCCTTTCGTGCGGGTCGGAACTTACCCGACAAGGAATTTCGCTACCTTAGGACCGTTATAGTTACGGCCGCCGTTTACTGGGGCTTCAATTCGTACCTTCGCCGAAGCTAAGCACTCCTCTTAACCTTCCAGCACCGGGCAGGCGTCAGCCCCTATACGTCACCTTACGGTTTTGCAGAGACCTGTGTTTTTGCTAAACAGTCGCCTGGGCCTATTCACTGCGGCTCTCTCGGGCTTGCACCCTAATAGAGCACCCCTTCTCCCGAAGTTACGGGGTCATTTTGCCGAGTTCCTTAACGAGAGTTCTCTCGCTCACCTTAGGATTCTCTCCTCATCTACCTGTGTCGGTTTGCGGTACGGGCAGTACTACTCTTCCTAGAGGCTTTTCTTGACAGCGTGAAATCAGGAACTTCCGTACTTTATTTCCTTCCCCATCACAGCTCATGCTTCGCAAGAAGCGGATTTGCCTACTTCTCACACTCACTGCTTGGACGCACATTTCCATTCGTGCGATTCCCTATCCTTCTGTGTCACCCCATCGGTTAAACAATTAGCACTGGTACAGGAATCTCTACCTGTTGTCCATCGCCTACGCCTATCGGCCTCGGCTTAGGTCCCGACTAACCCTGAGCGGACGAGCCTTCCTCAGGAAACCTTAGATATTCGGTGGAAGGGATTCTCACCCTTCTTTCGCTACTCATACCGGCATTCTCACTTCTAAGCGCTCCACCAGTCCTTCCGGTCTGACTTCACCGCCCTTAGAACGCTCTCCTACCACGAACCTCTCAAAGAGGTTCATCCACAGTTTCGGTAATATGTTTAGCCCCGGTACATTTTCGGCGCGGGGTCACTCGACCAGTGAGCTATTACGCACTCTTTCAATGGTGGCTGCTTCTAAGCCAACATCCTGGTTGTCTAAGCAACCCCACATCCTTTTCCACTTAACATATATTTGGGGACCTTAACTGGTGGTCTGGGCTGTTTCCCTTTCGACTACGGATCTTATCACTCGCAGTCTGACTCCCGAGTATAAGTACATGGCATTCGGAGTTTATCTGAATTCGGTAACCCGAGAAGGGCCCCTAGTCCAAACAGTGCTCTACCTCCATGACTCTTTACCTCGAGGCTAGCCCTAAAGCTATTTCGGAGAGAACCAGCTATCTCCAAGTTCGATTGGAATTTCTCCGCTACCCACACCTCATCCCCGCACTTTTCAACGTGCGTGGGTTCGGACCTCCAGTAAGTATTACCTTACCTTCATCCTGGACATGGGTAGATCACCTGGTTTCGGGTCTACGACCTGTTACTTATTCGCCCTATTCAGACTCGCTTTCGCTACGGCTCCGCTTTTTCCGCTTAACCTTGCAACAAATCGTAACTCGCCGGTTCATTCTACAAAAGGCACGCTATCACCCATTAACGGGCTCTAACTACTTGTAGGCACACGGTTTCAGGAACTGTTTCACTCCCCTTCCGGGGTGCTTTTCACCTTTCCCTCACGGTACTGGTTCACTATCGGTCACTAGGGAGTATTTAGCCTTGGGAGATGGTCCTCCCGGATTCCGACGGAATTTCACGTGTTCCGCCGTACTCAGGATCCACTCTGGAGGGAAAGCTATTTCAACTACCGGGCTGTTACCGTCTTTGGCGGGCCTTTCCAGACCGCTTCATTTATAACTTTCTTTTGTAACTCCGTATAGAGTGTCCTACAACCCCAAGAAGCAAGCTTCTTGGTTTGGGCTCTTTCCGTTTCGCTCGCCGCTACTCAGGAAATCGATTTTTCTTTCTCTTCCTCCAGGTACTTAGATGTTTCAGTTCCCTGGGTCTGCCTTCCTCACGCTATGTATTCACGTAAGGATACTATCCGACTAAAGATAGTGGGTTCCCCCATTCGGAAATCTCTGGATCAACGCTTACGTACAGCTCCCCAAAGCATATCGGTGTTAGTCCCGTCCTTCTTCGGCTCCTAGTGCCAAGGCATCCACCGTGCGCCCTTTCTAACTTAACCAATTTACTTCATTGAAGTAAAGGTTGTTTTTCTGATTTTCCGTATCAGCGATGATACATCCAATCAGATGAAAGATTCACTTTCAGATGATTCTCGGTTACTTGTGTCATAAATAGTTACCTATTTATGCTAACTTTACTAACTTTCTTATCTAGTTTTCAAAGAACAAACAGTATAGAGAAGAATTAACCTCTCAAAACTGAACAAATATAGAAGAACGAAAACTCACAGGTTTCCTTTTCCTTAGAAAGGAGGTGATCCAGCCGCACCTTCCGATACGGCTACCTTGTTACGACTTCACCCCAATTATCTGTCCCACCTTCGGCGGCTGGCTCCTAAAAGGTTACCCTACCGACTTCGGGTGTTACAAACTCTCGTGGTGTGACGGGCGGTGTGTACAAGGCCCGGGAACGTATTCACCGCGGCATGCTGATCCGCGATTACTAGCGATTCCGGCTTCATGTAGGCGAGTTGCAGCCTACAATCCGAACTGAGAATGGTTTTATGGGATTGGCTCCACCTCGCGGCTTCGCTACCCTTTGTACCATCCATTGTAGCACGTGTGTAGCCCAGGTCATAAGGGGCATGATGATTTGACGTCATCCCCACCTTCCTCCGGCTTGCACCGGCAGTCACTTTAGAGTGCCCAACTAAATGCTGGCAACTAAAATCAAGGGTTGCGCTCGTTGCGGGACTT
The nucleotide sequence above comes from Listeria ivanovii subsp. londoniensis. Encoded proteins:
- a CDS encoding aminotransferase class I/II-fold pyridoxal phosphate-dependent enzyme, giving the protein MAKLKQETIAAQIGNRKCERTGAVNMPVYFSTAYQHADLGVSTGYDYTRTGNPTRDALEEALAELENGTHAFATSSGMSAIQLVFQLFKTGEHIISSQDLYGGTFRYFEQFGEQYNIGFSYWNGAEYAELEKLLRPETKAIFIETPTNPLMQETDIKVVAKWAKEHHLLVIVDNTFYTPVLQQPLNLGADIVIHSATKYLGGHNDVLAGAVIVKDDRLGEFFFYQLNSTGTVLSPFDSWLLIRGLKTLVLRVKQHQANAQKIAAFLETHSLVEEVRYPGRGGMISFFIKDALLVSPLLKQLELFTFAESLGGVESLITYPTTQTHADIPIELRNSYGLTDKLLRISVGIEASEDLVADLSQALDKVAEGVVSRG
- the metE gene encoding 5-methyltetrahydropteroyltriglutamate--homocysteine S-methyltransferase yields the protein MVKVISSNLGYPRLGEKREWKRALEKFWNGAITEQELLAETKVLRLHALKKQQAKGIDLIPVGDFSFYDQVLDTSVTFGVIPKRFNHEGGKITLNTYFDIARGKNNAVASEMTKWFNTNYHYIVPELADANPKVIDNRALYYYEEAKKELGIDGKPVLVGPITYLKLGKGSNEESFERLLDKFIPAYVEILKELETAGVKWVQIDEPYLATSFDKEEIALFQHVYQQFQKAVPSLKIELQTYFESLDYYEDVVNLPVAAIGIDFVHDHGDSLKALKKYGFPEDKFLAAGVIDGRNVWRSNLDEKLELLAIIAEYVTEGKLIVQPSNSLLHVPVTKWSETDLDKVILDGLSFADQKLDEIAILTKALTSGKESVTTELEEARTAVAALNESSHRNNIEVQVAINNLGNVRVERELPFAERIELQHAWLKLPLFPTTTIGSFPQSPEVRKTRADWLKGNITDAEYHSFIEKEIARWIQIQEDLDIDVLVHGEFERTDMVEYFGQKLAGFQATKFGWVQSYGSRAVRPPLIYGDVAFTEEITVKESVYAQSLTKRPVKGMLTAPVTIINWSFVRDDVPESVVANQVGLALRKEVEALERNGIKVIQVDEPALREGLPLKRARWEKYLNDAVYSFKLTTASVQNDTQIHTHMCYSDFDDIIDTISALDADVISIETSRSHGEIISTFEEVTYDKEIGLGVYDIHSPRVPTVSEIQDNIRRALRAIDAKQFWINPDCGLKTRKEPETIAALQDMIKATKEVRAEYQVLEK
- the metC gene encoding cystathionine beta-lyase; the protein is MGKDYDQDTVVIKASLGIDKETGALNTPIHLSSTFHQHDFDNYHPYDYARSGNPTREKVEQAIAELEGGKDGFAFASGMAAVSAALFTLSKGDHFIIAKDVYGGTFRLVEKVLPRFGITHTFVDTTNIDEVAKAFQPNTKLVYLETPSNPLLHVTDIRTVAKLAKANGCYTFVDNTFLTPLIQKPLELGADLVIHSATKFLSGHSDILAGLIVTNDSALAEAVYFLQNATGGVLGVQDSWLLLRGLKTLSVRMKAGVSAAEKIALFLNAEPKVQAVHYPGLPTHPGYDIQVEQATNGGAVVSFDLGSEKAARELVTHLELPVFSVSLGAVESILSYPAKMSHAAVPEKERLAQGITPGLLRYSAGLENAADLIADLKQALSFVKKGSVPH
- a CDS encoding bifunctional homocysteine S-methyltransferase/methylenetetrahydrofolate reductase — encoded protein: MNLRKDLSEKVLIADGAMGTLLYSYGVDRSFEELNLSHPEDIVSIHKAYIGAGADIIQTNTYGANYIKLARYGLEDEVKRINQAAIRLAKEAARGTGTYIFGTIGGINGAVDARLQAAPLEEIKRSFREQLYCFLLDGVDAILLETYYDLEELKTVLKILRETTDLPVVANVSMHEPGLLQNGQKLSDALEELIALGADVVGINCRLGPYHMARALETVPLYNHAYLAVYPNASLPEVQEGKVVYQSDTDYFEHYGEVFRQEGARIIGGCCGTTPDHIKALRNGLKTTKPILEKKVRPLLELVPEEAADEDSGVRLLDKVKEGLTILVELDPPRTFDTSKFFEGAKALDKAGVDAITISDNSLATPRISNMALASILKHEYGIKPLIHLTTRDHNLVGMHSHVMGFHKLGLHDVLAITGDPTKVGDFPGASSVFDLRSVELVQLIKKFNDGISYTGKSLKEKARFHVGAAFNPNVLNLEKAVRLIKRKVEYGADYIITQPIYDVNKTVLLKEALQKANINVPLFIGVMPLLSSRNAEFLHNEVPGIRLTDEVRERMRDAEEQGRANEKGMEIARELIDSICANFHGIYIITPFLRYDLSIELTKYVQTKQQVQVATK
- a CDS encoding MFS transporter; this encodes MGSKGKFWILTMVVAISGLSQGVLLPLIAIILEGKGVNAGINGFHATGIYLGVLLISPFIEAPLHKYGYKPIILIGGGLVALAMLAFPIWFNLYFWFFLRLLIGVGDHMLHFSSQTWIGAMSDSSKRGRNMAIYGLFFSLGFAIGPQLVNLAKINANLPFFLSGILVLCAWGLVWFLKNEFVGEKAVIRKISFFDSLKRFSEVFKIAWVAMIPPFLYGILETGLNATFPIVGLRNGLDTMLIAVIISSFSVGTILFQVPIGMISDKFGRGKILPLLTGLGAFVFVLTAFVNLPVLFVIFFFVLGILLGSLYSLGLSFMTDLTPIELLPAGNILVGMCFSLGSIIGPSATGMMIGIFGNQIFYFVIAGILLLGCFLLTFGEKKMRAVKKIEI